Proteins encoded together in one Cicer arietinum cultivar CDC Frontier isolate Library 1 chromosome 4, Cicar.CDCFrontier_v2.0, whole genome shotgun sequence window:
- the LOC101499047 gene encoding extradiol ring-cleavage dioxygenase-like: protein MKMISRFNHKLRNEKRKEIVNSIIEKMALKETFYISHGSPTLAIDETIPAWKFLKQWKEVFPHRPSAILVISGHWDTSVPTVNVVQHNQTIYDFSGFPRSMYKLKYPAPGAPQLARKVKELIEASGLSRVDEDKKRGLDHGTWVPLMLMYPEADIPVCQLSVSSQRDGTYHYNLGKALAPLKDEGVLIVGSGSATHNMRAIGHRDSPPPAWALAFDSWLKKSLVEGRYDDINHYDEKAPYAKVAHPWPDHFFPLHVAMGAAGENSKARVIHESWDGGAFSYASFGFTSDSS from the exons atgaAGATGATATCAAGATTTAATCATAAACTAAGAAacgaaaagagaaaagaaatagTGAATTCAATAATAGAAAAGATGGCATTGAAGGAAACGTTTTACATATCACATGGATCACCAACACTAGCCATAGATGAAACAATTCCTGCATGGAAATTCTTGAAGCAATGGAAGGAGGTTTTTCCTCATAGACCCTCTGCCATTCTTGTTATATCTGGTCACTGGGACACCTCTGTTCCAACCGTCAACGTTGTACAACACAATCAAACCATCTATGACTTCTCTGGCTTCCCCAGAAGCATGTACAAG CTCAAGTATCCTGCACCAGGGGCACCACAGTTGGCAAGGAAGGTGAAGGAACTAATTGAAGCATCCGGTTTAAGTCGAGTGGACGAAGATAAAAAGCGGGGCCTTGACCATGGAACATGGGTGCCTCTCATGTTGATGTATCCAGAGGCTGATATACCAGTGTGTCAACTTTCTGTTTCATCACAAAGAGATGGTACTTACCATTATAACTTGGGAAAGGCATTAGCTCCTCTTAAGGATGAAGGTGTTCTTATAGTGGGGTCAGGAAGTGCCACCCATAACATGAGAGCAATTGGACATCGTGATAGCCCTCCTCCTGCTTGGGCTCTGGCATTTGATTCTTGGTTAAAAAAATCACTCGTTGAAGGAAG ATATGATGACATAAACCATTATGATGAGAAGGCCCCATATGCAAAAGTGGCTCATCCTTGGCCTGATCACTTCTTTCCATTGCATGTGGCTATGGGGGCTGCTGGTGAAAACTCGAAGGCCAGAGTTATCCATGAGAGTTGGGATGGTGGTGCTTTTTCTTATGCCTCTTTTGGTTTCACATCAGATTCTAGTTGA
- the LOC101498725 gene encoding zinc-finger homeodomain protein 4-like, with protein MESRIFHVNKREEKKIVVKYKECLKNHAAAIGGNATDGCGEFMPSGETGTLEALMCCACNCHRNFHRKEIESNCDCSSPSKHYAFSLIPDNVAPILNHLSPNKSGSTSPSDHFYEKNYEYCVNEVENPTEKMIKKRSRTKFTQEQKEKMQDFAEKAGWRIQKLEESVVQKFCQEIGIKRRVLKVWMHNNKNTFAKRNLSTN; from the coding sequence ATGGAATCAAGAATTTTTCATGTTAACAAGagggaagaaaaaaagataGTAGTGAAATATAAAGAGTGTCTCAAGAACCATGCAGCTGCAATTGGTGGCAATGCAACTGATGGATGTGGTGAGTTCATGCCTAGTGGAGAAACCGGCACACTTGAAGCTCTTATGTGTTGTGCTTGTAATTGCCACAGAAACTTCCACAGAAAAGAAATAGAGTCTAATTGTGATTGTAGTAGCCCTTCTAAACATTATGCTTTTTCATTGATTCCTGATAACGTTGCACCCATTTTGAATCATTTATCTCCCAACAAAAGTGGTTCAACTAGTCCTTCTGATCATTTTTATGAGAAGAACTATGAATATTGTGTTAATGAGGTGGAAAATCCAACTGAAAAGATGATAAAGAAGAGGTCTAGAACCAAGTTTACTCAAGAACAGAAGGAGAAAATGCAGGATTTTGCAGAGAAAGCAGGATGGAGGATACAGAAGCTAGAGGAATCTGTGGTGCAGAAGTTTTGCCAAGAAATTGGAATCAAGAGAAGAGTTCTTAAAGTGTGGATGCACAATAACAAGAACACTTTTGCTAAGAGAAATCTTTCTACTAACTag
- the LOC101498045 gene encoding PHD finger protein At1g33420-like, with protein MVVNGGKPLKRMKRRVTADFHDFFSFPSPSIAVSENFSSGPFRSNVRSFLNKYALLPPPLALFPHLMTWQILFRIGEVTDGLESGPAVVCVDVVEEDVARSRSVYCDQCRVFGWSGHPVCGKRYHFIIKADGRSIGGYQKPCMCCGDILYLSESKCKSCNHVTTSDDVEDWVYNQLENTSHLLHGVVHANGYGHLLRVNGREGGSRFLSGCHILDFWDRLCKTLGVRKVSVMDVSKKYGLEYRLLHAIMKGHPWYGEWGYNFGSGSYCITQEAYKSSVESLSNLPLSIFVSQEQKPHSRVHDIILYYQSLSEHKLVNMRNLFSFLMGLMHDARKTSSKSDDDTTCKKRRLNASGLSSSWEKSDVQRVEEAMLRVLRAVSGSNWVSGRALRGAVCKLASPELLDYCLSELGGKIVYGGVVNSRCNPQTGVYEFRIDATNASCYGFIANSNSSGSKCPSKENILQCLRYLYESLLHPRMMLNYVDEETRTLAMSSAQKLLDCKQLVKDYSLEMLPVSDLYKIRISCQVELVDQPEDSAARTPPEIIVLPSNATLSDLKIEATNVFQDVYLMFRRFQVDELLGYSSVNDNTQVKLLLGSNDAVCVRGRCIGKNGLSKFRMERGLERWTVECSCGTKDDDGERMMACDICGVWRHTRCSGIHDTAPVPARFVCSRCQNCDSRPKSSVHCKDETVTSVSTTSTSSSCFGKGKGKGLAVPSDVI; from the exons ATGGTCGTGAACGGAGGAAAGCCCCTGAAACGCATGAAAAGGAGAGTCACCGCCGATTTTCACgatttcttttcatttcccTCGCCATCCATTGCCGTCTCAGAAAATTTCTCCAGCGGACCGTTCCGATCTAACGTCCGCTCTTTCCTCAACAAGTACGCGCTTCTCCCGCCGCCGTTGGCGCTTTTCCCCCACCTTATGACATGGCAGATCCTCTTCCGTATCGGTGAAGTTACCGATGGCCTTGAATCAGGCCCTGCGGTGGTGTGCGTCGACGTCGTGGAGGAGGACGTGGCTAGATCCAGATCCGTTTACTGCGATCAGTGCCGAGTTTTCG gTTGGAGCGGCCACCCGGTGTGCGGGAAACGTTACCATTTTATAATCAAAGCTGATGGGAGATCCATTGGTGGATACCAAAAACCCTGTATGTGTTGTGGAGATATTCTGTATTTGTCAGAATCCAA GTGTAAGTCATGCAACCATGTGACAACTAGTGATGATGTTGAAGACTGGGTGTACAACCAACTAGAGAACACAAGTCATCTTTTACATGGTGTAGTCCATGCCAATGGTTATGGGCACCTTCTTAGGGTCAACGGCAGAGAGGGGGGATCTAGATTTCTTTCTGGTTGCCATATTTTGGATTTCTGGGATCGCCTTTGCAAGACACTTGGAGTTAG AAAAGTTAGTGTGATGGATGTTTCGAAGAAATATGGGCTAGAGTATCGCTTGCTCCATGCCATTATGAAGGGACATCCATGGTATGGTGAGTGGGGATATAATTTTGGCTCTGGTAGCTATTGTATCACACAGGAAGCATATAAGTCTTCTGTTGAAAGCCTATCCAATCTACCCCTGTCCATCTTTGTCTCCCAGGAACAAAAGCCCCATTCACGTGTGCACGATATCATCTTGTATTACCAGTCTTTGTCAGAGCATAAGCTTGTAAATATGAGGAACCTATTTAGTTTTTTGATGGGTTTGATGCACGATGCTCGCAAGACTTCCTCTAAGTCTGATGATGACACAACCTGCAAGAAGCGTCGTTTGAATGCTTCTGGATTATCAAGTTCTTGGGAGAAGAGTGACGTTCAACGTGTGGAGGAAGCCATGCTCAGAGTGCTGCGTGCAGTGTCTGGGTCTAATTGGGTGAGCGGTCGTGCTCTTAGGGGTGCTGTTTGCAAGTTGGCCTCTCCAGAGCTTCTTGATTATTGCCTTTCTGAACTGGGAGGAAAAATAGTCTATGGTGGGGTTGTTAATAGCAGATGCAATCCTCAGACTGGAGTTTATGAATTCAG aatTGATGCTACAAATGCTTCTTGCTATGGATTTATAGCCAACAGTAATTCTTCAGGCTCAAAGTGTCCGTCTAAAGAGAATATCCTGCAATGCTTGAGATATTTATACGAGTCTTTGCTACATCCTCGGATGATGCTAAACTATGTTGATGAAGAGACAAGAACCCTTGCAATGAGCTCGGCTCAAAAGCTTCTTGACTGCAAGCAATTAGTAAAAGATTATTCTCTTGAGATGTTGCCAGTATCAGATTTGTATAAAATACGCATCTCATGTCAAGTTGAACTAGTTGACCAACCTGAAGATTCTGCTGCTAGAACTCCACCAGAAATAATTGTGCTGCCCTCGAACGCCACACTGTCCGACCTTAAGATAGAAGCAACAAATGTGTTTCAAGATGTATATTTAATGTTTAGAAGATTCCAAGTTGACGAGCTACTTGGCTATAGCAGTGTAAACGATAACACCCAGGTCAAGCTCTTGTTAGGATCAAATGATGCGGTTTGTGTCCGAGGAAGATGCATTGGGAAGAATGGGTTGAGCAAGTTTCGAATGGAACGTGGACTTGAGAGGTGGACTGTCGAGTGCAGCTGTGGGACTAAGGATGACGATGGAGAGAGAATGATGGCTTGTGATATATGTGGAGTGTGGCGGCACACGAGGTGTTCTGGAATTCATGATACTGCTCCTGTTCCAGCACGTTTTGTTTGCTCGAGATGCCAAAATTGTGACTCAAGGCCTAAATCTAGTGTGCATTGTAAAGATGAGACTGTGACTAGTGTTAGCACTACTAGTACTAGTAGTAGTTGCTTTGGGAAGGGGAAGGGGAAGGGATTGGCAGTGCCTTCTGATGTTATTTAA
- the LOC101498384 gene encoding peroxidase 47 has translation MLYKSSMKSLKMVMANLITMFLLIEVIACGFGFGFGADGGLNMNYYLMSCPFVEPVVKNVVNRALDNDPTLAAALIRMHFHDCFIQGCDGSVLIDSTKDNTAEKDSPANLSLRGFGIIDDIKEELERQCPGVVSCADILAMAATEAVFYAGGPVYNIPKGRKDGRRSKIEDTINLPFPTFNASELIRQFGQHGFSVQEMVALSGAHTLGVARCASFKNRLSQVDPALDSDFAKTLSKTCSSGDNSEQPFDETRNDFDNVYFNALLRKNGVLFSDQTLYTSPRTRNFVNAYAMNQALFFLDFQQAMVKMGLLDIKQGSNGEVRQNCRVIN, from the exons ATGCTTTATAAATCATCTATGAAGTCATTGAAAATGGTAATGGCTAATTTGATAACAATGTTTTTGCTAATAGAGGTGATTGCGTGCGGGTTCGGGTTCGGATTCGGGGCAGATGGTGGGTTAAACATGAACTACTACTTGATGAGTTGTCCTTTTGTTGAACCTGTTGTTAAGAATGTAGTCAATAGAGCTTTGGACAATGATCCCACCCTTGCAGCTGCTCTTATTAGAATGCACTTCCATGACTGCTTCATACAG GGATGTGATGGGTCAGTTCTTATTGACTCCACTAAGGATAATACAGCAGAAAAAGATTCACCAGCAAATTTGAGCCTAAGAGGATTTGGAATCATAGATGATATCAAAGAAGAGCTTGAAAGACAATGCCCTGGTGTGGTTTCATGTGCTGATATTCTTGCTATGGCTGCTACTGAAGCAGTTTTCTAT GCTGGAGGACCAGTGTATAACATACCTAAAGGGAGAAAGGATGGAAGAAGATCCAAAATTGAGGATACTATCAATTTGCCATTTCCTACCTTTAATGCCTCTGAGCTTATTAGACAGTTTGGTCAACATGGTTTTTCTGTACAAGAGATGGTGGCTCTCTCTG GGGCTCATACACTAGGAGTTGCAAGATGTGCTTCTTTCAAAAACAGATTAAGCCAAGTGGATCCAGCTTTGGATTCAGATTTTGCAAAGACACTATCCAAAACATGTAGTTCTGGTGACAACTCAGAACAACCATTTGATGAAACAAGGAACGACTTTGACAACGTTTACTTCAATGCTTTGTTGAGGAAGAACGGTGTTCTCTTTTCAGACCAAACACTATACACTAGTCCCAGAACAAGGAACTTTGTGAATGCTTATGCAATGAACCAAGCCTTGTTCTTCCTTGATTTCCAACAAGCTATGGTCAAGATGGGCTTGCTTGATATTAAACAAGGCTCCAATGGTGAAGTAAGACAAAATTGCCGCGTAATTAACTAA